Proteins encoded within one genomic window of Haematobia irritans isolate KBUSLIRL chromosome 5, ASM5000362v1, whole genome shotgun sequence:
- the Letm1 gene encoding leucine zipper and EF-hand containing transmembrane protein 1 — MNAFVRSYKKYGLNTQMVLPSKKYTTTHNRSHFALKYRLDSHGSVDYISSRSALLPGHYYLPLAAGDYQTAVSGYSYNSSRHFHVGQRLCEQPSSKVEVTVQTMKNKQKEKVEEIMKEVANGTTAAAATPGAVEVVNNKLAETPQKQLAVKKSIKTRIWEEIVHYYHGFRLLFIDINICRKLLWRVLNGKTLTRRENKLLVRTTSDMFRLIPFSVFIIVPFMELLLPVFIKFFPGMLPSTFQTAKEREDKLKQNVQVRLEMAKFLQKTLDEMAVQHKEHKSEDAKQFDEFFQKIKNPTEYVSNDEIIKYAKRFEDEITLDSLSRDQLAALCKVLELNTVGTTNLLRFQLRMKLRSLAADDRVIAREGVNSLDLWELQQACKARGMRAYGLTQEKMRTQLQEWIDLSLNEKVPPTLLLLSRTMLISDDSITTDKLKETIRVLPDSLAAQTKAAIGEREGKIDNKTKIEIIKEEERKIKEEREEEREEAKAKAAEQVLEIADKAPIIDVTKDPATFDAAQVIRDSAKPIITVLSAAEELAAQKVASKAASDEEKTLTSKDVELLSEALKSLSSDKKMVVEKETIKDLKEELEEYKEDVEELREVRQVVQEPVHESRAAKMLFKKVNSMIGQLDKVLDDLEKKQKATTIPTDISPEEQRRIEQEARSREQDIVQIEDLVQTIKKLKQTSDESRLKQIENVLSKLDADKDGAISVDEVLKVIEAIGRENVKLDEKQLEELISLLDKEQVIETQDKIEKALAKSIKEADSVKRVAEEIVEAEVAAAAARAKNNPLTEDLIDCANVVKENALDLDALDKKNVLKTETSNTSDAAKLEAAEKQKEKILPSSTIQPPTIPTPPPPTTKTTQTNSKDKMI, encoded by the exons ATGAATGCCTTTGTACGTAGTTACAAGAAATATGGCTTAAATACGCAGATGGTATTGCCTTCAAAGAAAT ATACCACTACACATAATCGTTCCCATTTCGCTCTGAAATATCGTTTGGATTCTCATGGATCTGTGGATTATATCAGTAGCCGATCGGCTCTATTGCCGGGACACTATTATTTGCCCTTGGCCGCTGGTGATTATCAAACGGCCGTTTCTGGGTATAGCTACAATTCCAGTCGACATTTCCATGTGGGCCAACGTTTGTGCGAACAGCCTTCGTCCAAAGTTGAGGTTACAGTGCAAACAATGAAGAACAAACAAAAGGAAAAGGTCGAAGAAATAATGAAGGAGGTGGCCAATGGTACTACAGCGGCAGCTGCTACACCGGGAGCTGTGGAAGTGGTCAATAATAAATTGGCAGAGACTCCACAGAAACAGCTGGCTGTGAAAAAGTCTATTAAGACTCGTATCTGGGAGGAAATAGTCCATTATTATCATGGGTTCCGTTTGCTTTTCATCGACATCAATATTTGCCGCAAACTCTTGTGGCGCGTCCTGAATGGCAAAACTCTGACTAGACGGGAAAACAAACTGCTTGTGCGTACCACATCTGATATGTTTCGTTTGATTCCTTTCTCGGTGTTCATTATTGTACCCTTCATGGAATTGTTATTGCCTGTCTTCATTAAGTTTTTCCCAGGCATGCTGCCTTCGACATTCCAAACGGCCAAGGAAAGAGAGGATAAGCTGAAACAAAATGTTCAAGTGCGTTTGGAAATGGCTAAATTCTTGCAAAAGACTTTGGATGAAATGGCCGTTCAGCATAAGGAGCACAAGAGTGAGGATGCCAAACAATTCGATGAATTCTTTCAGAAAATCAAAAATCCCACGGAATACGTGTCCAACGATGAGATAATCAAATATGCCAAGCGTTTCGAAGATGAAATTACTTTGGATTCGTTGTCAAGGGATCAATTGGCTGCTTTGTGTAAAGTTCTGGAATTGAATACAGTGGGCACCACCAATCTCCTGAGATTTCAATTGCGTATGAAGCTAAGGTCTTTGGCGGCCGATGATCGTGTTATTGCCCGCGAAGGTGTTAACTCTTTGGATTTGTGGGAATTACAACAGGCTTGCAAGGCGAGAGGTATGCGAGCCTATGGTCTGACCCAAGAGAAAATGCGTACACAGCTACAGGAATGGATTGATTTGTCACTGAATGAAAAAGTTCCCCCCACTTTGCTATTGCTGTCACGCACAATGCTTATCTCTGACGATAGCATAACCACCGATAAGCTCAAGGAAACTATACGTGTTTTGCCAGACTCATTGGCTGCCCAAACGAAGGCTGCCATTGGCGAACGTGAGGGTAAAATcgataataaaaccaaaattgaaatcaTCAAAGAAGAGGAACGTAAAATCAAAGAAGAACGTGAGGAGGAACGTGAAGAGGCCAAAGCCAAGGCTGCCGAACAGGTATTGGAAATTGCCGATAAGGCTCCAATTATTGATGTCACAAAAGATCCAGCAACATTTGATGCTGCCCAAGTTATTAGGGATTCTGCTAAACCCATAATAACTGTGTTGTCGGCTGCCGAAGAATTGGCTGCCCAAAAGGTTGCTAGCAAAGCAGCCTCTGATGAGGAGAAAACTCTTACATCCAAAGATGTGGAATTGCTTAGTGAGGCTTTGAAATCGCTATCGAGTGACAAGAAAATGGTGGTCGAAAAAGAAACCATTAAAGATCTCAAAGAAGAATTGGAAGAATACAAAGAAGATGTGGAGGAATTGCGTGAGGTTCGTCAGGTGGTCCAGGAGCCCGTTCATGAGAGTAGAGCTGCCAAAATGCTATTCAAGAAGGTTAATAGCATGATTGGTCAATTGGATAAGGTATTGGATGATTtggaaaagaaacaaaaagcTACCACAATTCCCACAGACATTAGCCCTGAGGAGCAACGTAGAATTGAGCAGGAGGCTAGATCTAGAGAACAAGATATTGTGCAAATTGAAGATTTGGTGCAGACCATCAAAAAG TTAAAACAAACTTCTGATGAGTCCAGACTTAAACAAATCGAAAATGTCCTTAGTAAATTGGATGCCGATAAGGATGGTGCCATTTCCGTGGATGAAGTCCTTAAG GTTATTGAAGCCATTGGCCGTGAAAATGTCAAATTAGATGAAAAACAATTGGAAGAATTGATttctttgttggacaaagagCAAGTTATTGAAACCCAAGACAAAATCGAAAAAGCCTTGGCCAAAAGCATTAAAGAAGCCGATAGCGTTAAGAGAGTAGCCGAAGAAATTGTTGAGGCTGAAGTTGCGGCCGCAGCTGCCAGGGCTAAGAATAATCCCTTAACAGAGGATCTAATTGATTGTGCCAATGTGGTTAAGGAGAATGCTTTAGATCTGGATGCCTTGGataagaaaaatgttctcaaaaccgAG aCCTCAAATACATCAGATGCAGCTAAGCTAGAAGCCGCCGAAAAACAAAAAGAGAAGATTCTACCTAGTTCAACAATACAACCACCCACAATACCAACTCCACCGCCACCAACAACAAAGACTACTCAAACGAATTCAAAAGATAAAATGATATGA